Proteins co-encoded in one Halorussus vallis genomic window:
- a CDS encoding GNAT family N-acetyltransferase, producing the protein MPNTTFLRGERVRLRPVESNDAAFLQRASNDPELRTPLGHTIPRNESRVADDIDSEDDESVRLLVSVDGDPIGLVQVESLSGARPFLSYWLVPESHGNGYATEAVGLFVGYVFDNFDKPALQAFTYEFNDASKNLLRKLGFEQEGRFRKNAFVSGEHVDTVHFGILREEWVGDE; encoded by the coding sequence ATGCCGAACACGACGTTCCTCCGCGGCGAACGTGTGCGTCTCCGCCCCGTCGAGTCCAACGATGCTGCGTTTCTCCAGCGAGCGTCCAACGACCCGGAGTTGCGAACACCACTCGGACACACCATCCCTCGTAACGAATCCCGTGTCGCGGACGACATCGACAGTGAAGACGACGAGAGCGTTCGTCTACTCGTCTCCGTAGACGGCGATCCGATCGGACTGGTTCAAGTCGAGTCGCTCTCCGGAGCGCGGCCGTTCCTCTCCTACTGGCTCGTCCCCGAATCCCACGGAAACGGCTACGCGACGGAAGCGGTCGGCCTCTTCGTCGGATACGTCTTCGACAACTTCGACAAGCCGGCGTTACAGGCGTTCACGTACGAGTTCAACGACGCCTCGAAAAACCTCCTCCGGAAACTCGGCTTCGAGCAGGAAGGCCGATTCCGGAAGAACGCGTTCGTCAGCGGCGAACACGTCGATACGGTTCACTTCGGCATCCTCCGCGAGGAGTGGGTCGGCGACGAGTGA
- a CDS encoding GNAT family N-acetyltransferase, whose protein sequence is MPGVLFERGERVSLRTVERDDAEFVQRAHNDPDVRVPLGLDDPENGSQAEEYVEESVEDDGSVNLLVCVDGDPVGQVVAMHARWTRPELSYWVLPEYQGEGYATEAVSLLIDYVFDTFEARGLYAQAYAYNEASWKLLERLGFQREGRLREDRYVRGAYRDTVHYGLLREEWGV, encoded by the coding sequence ATGCCAGGTGTCCTCTTCGAGCGAGGCGAACGCGTCTCGCTCCGGACCGTCGAACGCGACGACGCGGAGTTCGTCCAGCGGGCGCACAACGACCCCGACGTGCGCGTCCCGCTGGGACTCGACGACCCCGAGAACGGAAGTCAGGCCGAGGAGTACGTCGAAGAGAGCGTCGAAGACGACGGCAGCGTCAACCTGCTGGTCTGCGTCGACGGCGACCCCGTCGGCCAGGTGGTCGCGATGCACGCGCGGTGGACCCGGCCCGAACTGTCGTACTGGGTCCTGCCGGAGTACCAGGGCGAGGGCTACGCCACCGAGGCGGTTTCGCTGCTGATAGACTACGTCTTCGACACGTTCGAGGCCCGCGGCCTCTACGCCCAGGCGTACGCCTACAACGAGGCCTCGTGGAAACTGCTCGAACGCCTCGGCTTCCAGCGGGAGGGCCGACTCCGCGAGGACCGGTACGTCCGGGGCGCGTACCGCGACACCGTGCACTACGGACTGCTCCGCGAGGAGTGGGGTGTCTGA
- a CDS encoding GNAT family N-acetyltransferase: MPGVVFERGDRVALRTVERDDAEFLQRGRNHPEVRPPLGMSFPENDGQIAETLDERVEEDDGINLLVCREPTEGDGGRGAGEDADGDGEPTPVGVVNVMKVHWDRPLLSYWVLPEYQGEGYATEAMTLLLDYFFASHDKHGVQARVFSHNEPSQALLGRLGFEREAVLRENRFVEGDYRDEYVFGLLREEWVEGE, encoded by the coding sequence ATGCCGGGCGTCGTCTTCGAGCGCGGCGACCGGGTCGCGCTCCGAACCGTCGAACGCGACGACGCCGAGTTCCTCCAGCGCGGCCGCAACCACCCCGAGGTTCGACCGCCCCTCGGCATGTCCTTTCCCGAGAACGACGGCCAGATAGCCGAAACCCTCGACGAGCGGGTCGAGGAAGACGACGGTATTAACCTGCTCGTCTGCCGCGAACCGACCGAGGGCGACGGCGGGCGCGGGGCGGGCGAGGACGCCGACGGAGACGGCGAGCCGACCCCCGTCGGGGTGGTCAACGTGATGAAGGTCCACTGGGACCGGCCGCTGCTGTCGTACTGGGTCCTGCCGGAGTACCAGGGCGAGGGCTACGCCACCGAGGCGATGACGCTGTTGCTCGATTACTTCTTCGCCAGCCACGACAAGCACGGCGTTCAGGCGCGGGTCTTCTCGCACAACGAACCCTCGCAGGCGCTGCTCGGACGCCTCGGCTTCGAACGCGAGGCGGTCCTCCGCGAGAACCGGTTCGTCGAGGGCGACTACCGCGACGAGTACGTCTTCGGCCTGCTCCGCGAGGAGTGGGTCGAGGGCGAGTAG